The DNA window AGATGAGCGCACAGGGCTACCACTTCCTGATGTGGGATGATCCGCGCTGGCTGCAGGCGCAGGTGCGCCGCTTCCTTGCCACGCATTCCTGATCGCTGCATGCCTTTCCCTCCACCACCGAGGCTGCCCATGGACGCAACCACGCCATCCCGCCGCTTCTGGACCCTCAACGCGCTGGCGTGGGCGGGCTATGCGACGTACAGCCTGTGGCTGGGGGTGCGTATCGGCGGCGGCACGCTGTTCAGCGGCGTGGTGTTGATCTCCCTCAGCATCGCCGTGTCCCTGTGGTTGTGCAGCGGCGCGCTGCGTTCGGTCGCGCTGCGGCAGCGCTGGTGGGATGGCAGTCTGGGCAGCCTGGCGCTGAAGCTGGCCGCTGGCGTGGTGGTTGGCGCCAGCATTGCACAGGGGCTGACGGCGGCGTTGCTGCTGCCGGCGCTGGCCCTGGGCTGGGTGCAGTTGCCCGGTGGGCGTGCCGATTACCAGCTGTCGTCGGTCGTGCTGTACTGGATGAACACCGCCCTGTTCCTGTTGATGTGGACGGGTCTGTGGGCGGGCCTGCATGGCCTGCGCCGTGCGCGCCACAGCGAGCTGGCACGGTTGCGCGCGGAGGCGGAGCGCAGCGCGCTGGAGCGCGATGCGTTGCGTGCGCGGCTGAATCCACACTTCATGTTCAACGCATTGAACAATCTGCGCGCGCTGATCCTGGAGGACCCCGAGCGTGCTCGCGACATGGTCACCCGCCTGTCGCGCACGCTGCGCCACGCATTGGCCCACAACCGCAGCGAGCAGGTGACCCTGGCCGAGGAACTGGCGGTGGTCGATGACTATCTTGCCATCGAGGCGATCCACTTCGAACAGCGTCTGCAGGTACGGCGGGAGATCGCCGCAGAAGCTGTGCAGGCACAACTGCCTGCAATGGCACTGCAGCTGTTGGTGGAGAACGCGATCAAACATGGCATTGCCAGCCGCGCGGGCGGCGGAGAGGTACATATCCGCGCGTCGCTGGAAGATGGCCTGCTGCGCCTGCAGGTGGACAACCCGCTTGGCAACGCCAATGAACCCACCCTTGGCCATGGTGTTGGCCTGGCCTACCTGCGTACGCAACTGGGTACGCGTGGCCGTTTCGCCCTGCAGCCGATCGGCGATCGTATGCAGGCCCTGCTGGAGATTCCGCAATGACGGCCGTGCTGCGTGTGTTGATTGTCGACGATGCACGGCTGGCGCGGCAGGAGCTGCGTACGCTGCTCTCGTCGTTGCCGTGGGTGCAGTGCGTGGGCGAGGCCGACGACGTGCCGGCCGCGCGCGAGGCCATCGCCACGCTGGCACCGGACCTGGTGCTGCTGGACGTGCAGATGCCCTCCGGCAGCGGCTTCGATGTACTGGACGGGCTGGAAAGGGTGCCTGCGGTGGTGTTCGTCACTGCCTATGACACCTACGCAGTACGCGCATTCCAGGCCAACGCGCTGGACTACCTGGTGAAGCCGGTGGAAGCTCCGCGCCTGCTGGAGGCGCTGGAGCGTGCACGCCAGCATGCGGAGATGAATACCGAAGCACCAAGCGGTCACGGCACGTTGGGCGCGCAGGACCAGGTGTTCGTGCGCGAAGGCGAGCGCTGCTGGTTCGTGGCCGTTGCCGAGATCCGTCGATTGGTGGTGGATGGCAACTACACGCGACTGTGGTTCCGCGACCAGAACGCATTGCTGGCCCGCAGCCTGAGTGCGTTGGAGGCACGCTTGCCGCCGGATCTTTTCTTTCGTGCCAACCGCAACACGCTGGTCAACCTGCGGCGCATCCGTGCGGTCACGCCGAGCATCGGCGATGGTTACGATCTGGCGCTGGATGATGGCAGCGAAGTCGAGGTATCGCGGCGGCAGGCACGGGAGCTGCGCGAGCGGATGGCGCTGTAGGCGGCACCACACGGTTGTCGATCACCCCGGCATCGGCAAGCCGCGCAGGATTGCCCGCACGCCAAGGGCGTGTCGTTCGATCCGCAGCTGCAGGCCATGCTGATCGCACAGGCGGCGCATGATCTCCAGGCCGAGACCGTTGCCCTGGCTGTCTTCGCCTTTTTCAAACGGGCGTGGATCGGGCCAGTGGCCAAGGGATGCGTCGCTGCCGGTGCTGTTGTACACCGACAGTTCTCCTGCTTCCATGCTGATGCGCACATGTCCCAGCGGTGTATGGGCGAAGGCATTGCCGATCAGATTGGCCAGCACCACGCGCAGCGCCGGTTCCGGCGCGCAGAGTGCCGCATCGTCGGCCAACGTCATCTGCACCTCCACCGGCCGTGCGCCAAGCAACGGCGCCTGTTCAACGATGACCCGCTCCAGCAGTGGCACCAGACGCACCTGCCCGGCGGGGGGCGCCTCGTCCTCGCGGGCCAGGGCCAGCAGTGCTGCCACCGCCTGCTGCAGCTGCAGCGCGGACAGGCGGATATGCTGCAGGTGCTGCTGCCCGCGCTCGGACAGCCCGGGTTCGTGCAGCAACTGGCCAGCAGCGCTGGAAATCACCGCCAACGGTGTGCGCAGTTCGTGGCTGGCATCGCGGGTGAAGGCGTGTTCGCGGGCAACAAAGGCGGCCACCCGTGCGGACAGCCGGTCCACGGCACGCGCCAGCACGCCGATCTCGTCATCGTCGAAGTGAGCAGCCAGGGCGGTGTCTTCCCGTGGCAGCAGTGGCAACGCCTCCACGTGCGCCACGAGCGAGTACAGAGGGCGCGTGCCACGGCGCGCAAGCCACACGCCCAGCAGGATCGCCAGCAGCACCATCACCAACGCGGTGCCGGCCAGCAGGGCCACTACTTCATCGCGGATCGGGCGTACCGCCAGTTGTGAGCTGACCTCGGCGATCAGCCAGGCAGGCCGTGACGGCGGTGTCGGATCCATGCGCCGCACGTGGTAGTGCCGGCCCTCCTTGCCGCTGAATTCAGAACGCCACGGCTCCTGGGTGAATGCGGTCTGCAGATCGCTTGGGAACGCGCTCGTGTCCTGATACAGGCGGATGGCCGCATCACCCGGCGCCCGCCATCGACCCGTAGCTGCATGGACGGCAAGCTGCGCCGTCGCTTCACGGGCCAGCTGTGCATTGAAAACGCTGTCTTCCACGGCGTACATGAAGACCAGCGAATACAGCCCGAACACCGCAGCAATGAAGAGGGTGAAGGACGTAAACGCGACGACCAGGCGGCGGCGCAGGCGCTGGACCGGCCGCCGCTTCATGGTGAAGCCTCCAGCCGGAAGCCGACGCCGTGCACGGTGCGCAGCATCTCACCGTCGAATGGCCGGTCCAGTACCTGGCGCAGCAGGTACAGATGCGAGCGCAGTGGATCGGAGGGGGGCGCTTCATCTCCCCACAGGCGTTGCACCAGTTCGCTGCGGGTGACAGTGCGCGGCCAGGCTTCGGCCAGCGCCAGCAGGATGCGTTGTGGAACCTGCTGCAGCTCCAGCGCTGTGCCCGCGCGCCAGGCCTGGCCACTGCGCCGGTCGATGCTCAACGCACCGATCTGCAGCAGGTTCGGTTGGCCCACGCGATGGCGCCGGGCGAGGGCAAGGCAACGGGCCAGCAGCTCTGCGTCGTCGAACGGCTTGACCAGGTAGTCGTCCACGCCGGCAGCGAACCCCTGCAGCTTGTCGTCGATCGCATCGCGTGCAGTCAGCATCAACACCGGCACATGGCGGTCGCTGCATTCACGCAACCGCCGGCACAAGGTGATGCCGTCGAGGCCTGGTAGTCCCACATCGAGCAGCAGCACGTCCGGTGGTGTTGCCAGCGCCAGCCGCAGGCCGACCTGGCCGTCGGCGGCGAAGTCGACCTGATGGCCTTGGGCCTGCAGCAGGTCGACGATGGCCGAGGCCAGCGGCAGGTTGTCTTCGATCAACAGCAGGCGCAGGCGCTCGGCGTCCATGATCAGGGCTGCATGCGGGCCAGGAGAGCCTTAGCTTCGTCCAGCTGCGGCTGCTTTTCCAGCAGTGCCAGCAACTGCTCGCGTGCCTGGGTCGTCCTGCCAAGGCGCCAGTGCGCATCGGCGATGGCCACGTCCAGTCGCGGTTCCTGCATGTGCGGGCGGGCCAGTTGCATGATGGCCAGTGCATCGGACACCTGTGTGCCGTCGGCTGCGCCCTGCAGCTGCACGTACCCCAGCATGCCGATCAGCTCCACATGGAAATCGGTGCTGCGCTCTGCCAGCTGCCGCGCTGCGCTGTCATCGCGCCGCTGCAGGTGCTGCTCGACCAGGGCCATGCTGCGTTCGTCACGCCAGGGCTCGCGCGCTGCAGGAGTGCGACCGCTGGCACGCACGAAGGCATCGGCGAGGGCCGCGGTCGAGAACGGGTTCTGCCCGGTCAGCAGCCGGCCATCAACCACCACCTTGGGCATCATCAGTGGTGCCTCCTGCCAGTGTGCCCCCAGTTCGCGCATGCGCGGCTCCAGCTGGAAGCTGAACTCCTTCGCCCAGCGCTTGCCGAACTGGGTTTCCTCTTCCTCGGTGAAACCGGTCATCGTCCGGCCCTGCACAAGCGGGCGTCCATCGTCCAGGCGTACCTCCGCCAACGCGGCGGGGCCGTGGCAGACGGCCGCAACGACGCCGCCCTGTTCCCAGATGCTGGCGATGGTCTTCTGCAGGGCGATATCGCGTGGCAGGTCGAACATCGCGCCCTTGCCGCCGATCACCAGCACGCCCTGGTAGTCGGCGGCACGAAGCTGTTCTGTGGGAAGCGTGGCAGCCAGCTTGGCAACGGCCTGTTGATCGGCAAGCAGCGCGGCATTGAATGCTTCGGCGGGGTTGTACTTGTCTGCTTCCACGGCGCCGCCGCGGGGGCTTGCCACGTCGATGGCAAAGCCGTTGCGCTTGAGGATCAACCAGGCTTGG is part of the Stenotrophomonas lactitubi genome and encodes:
- a CDS encoding type 1 glutamine amidotransferase domain-containing protein, whose protein sequence is MFRFNPSHLLALVLLPLTAVAAPAPPEPPRVLLVVSSEGRDQGKSRPGFEMDEFAQAWLILKRNGFAIDVASPRGGAVEADKYNPAEAFNAALLADQQAVAKLAATLPTEQLRAADYQGVLVIGGKGAMFDLPRDIALQKTIASIWEQGGVVAAVCHGPAALAEVRLDDGRPLVQGRTMTGFTEEEETQFGKRWAKEFSFQLEPRMRELGAHWQEAPLMMPKVVVDGRLLTGQNPFSTAALADAFVRASGRTPAAREPWRDERSMALVEQHLQRRDDSAARQLAERSTDFHVELIGMLGYVQLQGAADGTQVSDALAIMQLARPHMQEPRLDVAIADAHWRLGRTTQAREQLLALLEKQPQLDEAKALLARMQP
- a CDS encoding LytR/AlgR family response regulator transcription factor, with the translated sequence MTAVLRVLIVDDARLARQELRTLLSSLPWVQCVGEADDVPAAREAIATLAPDLVLLDVQMPSGSGFDVLDGLERVPAVVFVTAYDTYAVRAFQANALDYLVKPVEAPRLLEALERARQHAEMNTEAPSGHGTLGAQDQVFVREGERCWFVAVAEIRRLVVDGNYTRLWFRDQNALLARSLSALEARLPPDLFFRANRNTLVNLRRIRAVTPSIGDGYDLALDDGSEVEVSRRQARELRERMAL
- a CDS encoding sensor histidine kinase produces the protein MDATTPSRRFWTLNALAWAGYATYSLWLGVRIGGGTLFSGVVLISLSIAVSLWLCSGALRSVALRQRWWDGSLGSLALKLAAGVVVGASIAQGLTAALLLPALALGWVQLPGGRADYQLSSVVLYWMNTALFLLMWTGLWAGLHGLRRARHSELARLRAEAERSALERDALRARLNPHFMFNALNNLRALILEDPERARDMVTRLSRTLRHALAHNRSEQVTLAEELAVVDDYLAIEAIHFEQRLQVRREIAAEAVQAQLPAMALQLLVENAIKHGIASRAGGGEVHIRASLEDGLLRLQVDNPLGNANEPTLGHGVGLAYLRTQLGTRGRFALQPIGDRMQALLEIPQ
- a CDS encoding response regulator transcription factor; protein product: MDAERLRLLLIEDNLPLASAIVDLLQAQGHQVDFAADGQVGLRLALATPPDVLLLDVGLPGLDGITLCRRLRECSDRHVPVLMLTARDAIDDKLQGFAAGVDDYLVKPFDDAELLARCLALARRHRVGQPNLLQIGALSIDRRSGQAWRAGTALELQQVPQRILLALAEAWPRTVTRSELVQRLWGDEAPPSDPLRSHLYLLRQVLDRPFDGEMLRTVHGVGFRLEASP
- a CDS encoding sensor histidine kinase yields the protein MKRRPVQRLRRRLVVAFTSFTLFIAAVFGLYSLVFMYAVEDSVFNAQLAREATAQLAVHAATGRWRAPGDAAIRLYQDTSAFPSDLQTAFTQEPWRSEFSGKEGRHYHVRRMDPTPPSRPAWLIAEVSSQLAVRPIRDEVVALLAGTALVMVLLAILLGVWLARRGTRPLYSLVAHVEALPLLPREDTALAAHFDDDEIGVLARAVDRLSARVAAFVAREHAFTRDASHELRTPLAVISSAAGQLLHEPGLSERGQQHLQHIRLSALQLQQAVAALLALAREDEAPPAGQVRLVPLLERVIVEQAPLLGARPVEVQMTLADDAALCAPEPALRVVLANLIGNAFAHTPLGHVRISMEAGELSVYNSTGSDASLGHWPDPRPFEKGEDSQGNGLGLEIMRRLCDQHGLQLRIERHALGVRAILRGLPMPG